From the genome of Catenulispora sp. MAP5-51:
CGATCCGACTTGATACCACCGGACCGGTCTGCTTCCGTTAGGCGACGATGCGACGGGGAATCCGGGACAAAGGCGACCACAAGCAGCGTCCGCCGGCAGCCAGCGCGGCCCCACTCCCCGGAGCGAGGCCGCTCGCCGCGCAGGCGCCGCCGGAGGCGCCCTTCAGCTCTTGCTCTTGCCCTTGCCCTTGCCCTTGCCTGTCGCAGTTGACCTTGACTGTGGCTTTAGGCTCGACCACCTGCCCACACCACCGCCGCCCCGCGAAACCAGCGGCACCCCCGACCCGCGCCACCAACGGATCCCGCAAACCGTGCGCGAGGCCGTAAACGCCCCTAAAACCCACCACCCAACCGCACCAACGCCCCAAGCCACCCCACCCCGACCCACCCACAAGCCACAGGCCCCAAAAAGCCCGGGGCCAGGGCGCCTGGCGACGCCCCAGCCCCGGCTCCGCCCCCGGCACGGGGCGAAGCTCCGCGAGACTCAGCCCTGCTCGGCTCCCGCCGGCACGACGTTCACGTTCAGGTGGAAGATGTTCTCGGGGTCGTACGCCCGCTTCAGTTCCGCCAGGCGGCGGTAGGTCTGGTGCGGGTACACCGCGTCGATGTCCGACGGGAGGATGTCGCTCAGGAAGCCGCTGTAGGCGCCGGACAGGGACGGGGCCAGGGCGGACCAGAACTCCTCGTAGGTGGGCAGGAGCGGCTCGTTGTCCTCCGGGGAGCCGAGCAGGACGCCCATGATCATGGCCTGGGTGGAGCGGTGGGCGAACGCGGTCGCGTCCTCGGCCACCAGGCCCAGGGCGCCGCCGATGCTGCGGATCTCGACGTACAGGTTCGCGAGCTTGGCCTGCTGGGTGAGGATCGTGGCGACCATGTCCTCGGTGACGGCCGGGGCGAAGCGGTTGCGGACGCGGGGGCGCCAGCCCGGGGGGAGTTCGTTGGCGTCGGCCAGGACGTCGCCGTAGTCCATCAGGCGGACCTGGTCGTCCACGACGGTGCCCAGCTTGCGGATCGGGTCGATGGCCAGGCCCGCGGCCGCGTCGTCGTCGCCGGCGTAGCAGACCATGATGGCCAGCGGCGGGGCCTCCTGGCCGAACGTCGGCCAGCACATGGCGGTGCTCGTGAGCTCCTCGGGCGCGGAGTCCATGTACGCCGCCCAGCCGCGCAGGACCGCGGCGGTCTCGTCGGGGGCGAAGGCGATCTGGCCGAAGAAGACCTGCTTGACCGGCTGGGCGATGACGGTGAAGGAGGTCGCCACGCCGAAGTTGCCGCCGCCGCCGCGGATGGCCCAGAACAGGTCCGGGTTCTCCTCGGCGCCGACCGTCAGGATGCGGCCGTCGGCGGTGACCACGGTCGCGGACACCAGGCTGTCCAGGGCCAGGCCGTACTTGCGGGCCATCCAGCCCACGCCGCCGCCGACCAGCAGGCCGCCGACGCCGACGCTGGTGGTGTCGCCGGAGGTGTAGGCCAGGCCGTAGGGCGCCAGCGCCTTGGCGACGTTGGTCCACTGGGCGCCGGCACCGAGGCGGACCACGCGCTCGGACTCGTCCAGCACCTCGACGGTGTCCAGCGGGGACAGGTCCAGGACCAGGCCGCCGACGTTGGTGCTGAAGCCGGCATTGCTGTGGCCGCCGCTGCGGGTGGAGATCTCCAGGCCGTGCTCGACCGCGAAGGCGATCCCCTTGGCCACGTCCTCGTTGGTCTCGGCCCGGACGATCACGGCCGGGTGTCCGGTGTGGGCGAAGATGCCGGAGCGGGCGTCGTAACCGTCGTCCCCCGGCACAAGAACCTCACCGGTGACGGTGGCCCGCAGGGCCTCGACGGCCCCGGGCTCCACGGCGCTGTCCATGGTGGTCTCCCTTTTTTCTGCGCACTGGTTTGTGTCTCTACCGCGTAGTCGGAGCCGAGGCGCCGATCCGGACATGCCCCGCCAGGCCGGTGTCCGCACCCGAGGAGATGCCGGGCCGGCGGCGGCCGTCCATCACCGGGACCCGCCGGCGGCGGTCGTCCGCCGCCGGCCCGGCTCCGCCGGCCTGTCAGCCCTCGGGCAGCTCCAGGAACGGCCGGACCTCGACGGCGGACCACTGCGCGTCCGGGATCATGGCCGCGAGCTCGACGGCCCGCTCCTTGCCCGCCACGTCGAAGACGTAGTAGCCGCCGAAGAACTCCTCGGCCTCGACCAGCGGGCCGTCGGAGGGAACGGTCTTGCCGTCGCGCACCCGCACCACGGTGGTCTGGGCCGGCTCGGCCAGCGGCTGCATGGTGACGAACTCGCCGGACTCGTTGGTGAGGCCGATCAGCTTCTCGTGGGCGGCCCCCACGGCGGCCTGCTGCTCCTCGGTCAGCTCCGCGTTGGCCTTCGGGTTCAGGTGGATCAGCAGCATGTACTTCATGGTTCCGCTCCTCATGATCAGGCGCCCGGCACGGACGCTCTCACCTGGTAGTCGGAGCCGGGACCCGGAAGCGGACACGCATCTCGCATCTCGCATCTCGCATCCCGCATCACACGGTGCGCTTCCAGAAACGCCAAGGTGGCCCGCCTCATCAGAAGCGGGCCACCCGGGTCGGGAAACTACGCGGCTTTCACCGCCTCACATCAGAATCCTGCCAGGCCGTTCGGCGTCCCCCAGCCCGTGGGGCCGTCGTAGCCGGTGACCGCGTTGCACTGGTAGTCGCCGCCGCAGTCCTGGAAGACGCCGTTGGTGCCGCCGACCACGTCGTTCAGGGCGCTGTGGCCGGTGGTGGTGTAGAAGGCCGAGGCGTTCGGGAACTTCTGCGGGTTCCCGGCCAGGCCGATCACGCCGGCGATGAACGGCGAGGAGGCGCTGGTGCCGCCGACGATGCTCCAGCCGGAGGGCAGGCCCTCCAGGTCGGGGGTGTCGGTGACGTAGATCGCCGGGCCGGTGTTGGGGTCGGCGTCGGCGGAGACGTCGGCGACCATGCGTCCGGGGCAGTTGGCGTCGGTCTGCCACGCCGGCTTGTCGACCCACGCCGAGCAGCCGGATCCGGCGCCTTCCCAGGCCGTCTCGGTCCAGCCCCGGGTGGTGTTCGCGGCCTTGGTCAGCGACGTGCCGCCGACCGCGACCACGCTGGTGTACGCGGCCGGGACGCTCGGGATGCCGTAGCCGCTGTCGCCGGAGGAGGCGACGACCGCGACGCCGGGGTGCGTGTAGTCCGCTGCGTAGGCGTTGACGCCGTTGGCCTCCGTGCCTCCGTAGCTGTTGGAGACCTCGGTGGCACCGAGGGCAACGGCCTCGTCGACCGAGGCGCCCAGGTCGTCGAAGGAGGCTGAGTCGCCCTCGACGAGCAGGATCTTGCACTGCGGGCAGGCCGCGGAGACCATGTCCAGGTCGAGGGCTTCCTCCACGCCCCAGCCCTGGTCGGCCGGCAGCGGGGTGGCCGCGCCGTGCTCGTTCACCTTGTGGAAGCAGCCGTTCGCGGTCGTACAGGCCGACAGGCCGTAGGTGGAACGGTAGACCGCAAGGTCCGCCTCGGCCGTCGGGTCGTCGCCGGCGTCGACGATCGCGACGGTCTGGTTGGCACCGCCGGTGGTCGGCAGCTTGTAGGCCGATTGCAGGTCCGCCGGGCCGAAGCCGGCCGGCAGGGTGGTCGCGGCTGCCTTCTCGCCGTGCGCCGCGGCGGCTGCGGCGGCCGCCGCGCCCCGGACGCCGGTGCCGCCGTGGACGTCGGTGCGCACCTCGGCGAAGCAGCGGGCCTGGCCGGGGAGGGCCGGGCCGCAGGCGTTCTTGACGTTGCCCGCGGTCTTGCCGTGGCCGGCGGCCGAGGCGACGCCCGCGGTGGCCGTGGCCGTGGCCGTGGCCGTCAGCGCGGCCACCAGGGTCGAGGCCGCGGCGACGACCGTCGCCACGCGCAGCCCGCGCCGCGCGGCCGGGCCCGGCCGGCTGGAGGTGTTCGGGTTCATCAGGCTCCTCATGGCGTCAGCCGACGGTGTACGGGTTGGTCACGGTCTGGGTGATCGAGCCGCCGAGGCAGTCGGTGGCGGTGACCCGCAGTTCCACCGGGCTGCCGGCCGCCGGGTTCCGCCAGAGCGCGTCGTAGATGCCGTCGGCCCCGTGGGTCGGGACGTTCCGCCACGTCGCACCGTTGTCGAAGGAGACCGACACCTGCGCGGAGTCGATGTGCGCCCGCGAACCGACGGTGCCGTAGGACAGGTGGCCGACGTGCAGCACCAGGTTCTGCACCGGCGCGTGCGAGGTGTTCGAGTCGCTCAGGGCGTTGAGCTGGTAGTTCAGCGTCAGCGCCGGCAGGATCTGGCAGGGCGCGGTCGGGGTGTTGGCGATATCGGCCGGAACGCAGTCGATGCCGGAGGGCAGGGCCAGCGAAGGATCGGTCTCGCCCGAGTACGGGATGGTGACGTCGGTGTGCGTCTTCGAGGACTGCGACACGCCGTCCGGGGTGCGGTCGTAGTCGAACACGGTCCGCACGGTCCCCGGACCCGACACGTTCTGCAGCGTGTAGCCGAAGTGGTTGGTGTCCGAGGAGACCAGCTGGCCGTTCCAGTACAGCTGCGAGGCGCCCGACGCGGTGAAGTCCATGCCGGTGGTGTCCCGGTTGCTGTCCCCGAGCATCCCCAGGGTCACGTTCAGGTTCCCAGCCCCGGAGCAGGCCTGGCAGCCGAGCTCGTCCCCGGTCGGCGTCGCGGAGTGCTGGCCGAAGTTCGGCGCCTCCGGCGCGTAGGCCCAGGTGCGCTGGACGACCTGGCCGGCGCGGTACAGCCCGCCGTCGTTGTCGAGGAAGGCGAAGCTGAAGATCGGATTGGTCGGGTTCGGGACCATCGGCAGGAACATCTCGCTGAACCACTGCAGGCCGCCGGTCACGTATTCGGTGGCCGACTTGCCGGTCGCCGGTATCCCCGACAGGGTCCAGCCTATGGGCGTGGCGAACGCGCTGCCGATGTCCGGCTCGTTGGTTCCGTAGGCGGGGTCGAGGTTGAAGGTGTGCCGCAGCGTGGCCAGCGAGCTGTCGGCCGGGGCGTAGGTCTGGTTCGCCGCGATCTGGTCCGAGGACTCGGCGAGGTTGTACCGATACTGGCTCGCGGCCGTCGCCGGGCTCTCGCCGACGTAGTTCACGACGTAGTCCAGCGAACCGGTCGCGGGCTTGGCCTCGGGGGTGATGTACATGTCCCCGCCGCCGATCAGCGACAGACCGCCGCCGATGCCGTTGGGGTCCACGCGGTCGATCGCCACGTAGCCGCCGACCGAGGTCGAGGGCTTCTGCGTGGTGAAGGTGATCTTGCTGGTCGCGGTGCGCTCGTCGATGGTGGCCACCGGGACGGTGCCCGTGGCCGGCACGCTGATGCCGTCCTGCGAGACGATGTTCGTCCGCGGGGTGGTGCCGTCCGCCTCGAAGGTGAAGTCGAACGCGATCGCGGCGTAGTTCCCGGCCGGGACCGCGACCTTGGCGATGCCGTCCGAGGAGAACAGCTGCTGGTCGAACTCTTTCGCGTTGTCGGTGTTCACCAGGATGATCGGGATCCCCGAGGGCGCGCCGGTGCTGTCCAGGGTGTTCACCTGCAGGATGTGCAGCGGGTAGAACGGCTGGACCGGCGGCACGACTCCGGGCACGGCCATCGACGTCAAGCCGCCGAACAGCGGCGCGGTCCCGGCCTTGTGGCCGGCGGCCAGGTCGGCCTTGATCGAGTCCCGCAGCGCCTGCGCGAACGCCTTGCCCGAATCAGGGGTCAGATACCCGGTGGCACTCTGGCCGCTGACCGAGGTGAACGTGACGCCGGCCGGAGCGGTCGGCGTGACGCCCGCGGCGAAGGTCAGCTGCACCGGGATGTGGGCGCTCGGGGTGCCGGCCGCGGCCAGCTTGGTCACGTCGAACAGCGACAGGTCCAGCGAGCGCCCCACGTACGGCGCCGCCTCCGACGGGATCACGTAGCGGTCCCCGCCGACCTGGACGCTGGCGAACGCGCTGGAGGAGCCGGGGGCCTGGTCGACCGCCAGCCCGGCGTTCGCGCCGGTGCCGACCACGAGCCGGTCGCCCGTGGGCAGGACGACGGCGGCGGCCCGCGCACCGACCGGCGTCGCCGTGGGGGCGGCCGGGGCGGTGCCGGAGGCGGCCGAGGCGGTGGCCCACGCCGCCGTCGGAACTGTGAGAGCGACGGCCGTCAACAGCGTGGCCGCCGCCGAGGTCGTTCGGATCCTGCGAGAAATCACTGTGGTCCCTTCGGAAAATCCGTACAACAGGGTTCGCTCCAGTGATCTACCGGAAACCGTGGGTGATGTCAGCCATCTGATTTGACGGACATACGACAGGGGGCTGATGCAACCCCCGAGCCCCCCGCAAGCGTCTTGACTATCGACGGACTCGGCGAACGGAGGCGCCTGTGCCCGATACGATGACCTGGTCGAACCGGCTCGGCTCGGACCACCGCCAGACCCTGGCCAACCTGGTGACCGGCCTGACCGACCACGCCAGCGCGCACCGCCTGGGGGTGAGCGAGCGCACCGTCCAGCGCCGTATCAGGGAGCTGATGGACTGGTCGGAATCCGCCAACCGCATGCAGCTCGGGCACCGGGCCGCCCTGATCGCGGTGGCCGATCTGGCCTGCCTGCCGCTGCCGCGCCGCCGCCGCGCCGAGCCGCCGGCGCCGCACACCCCGGACGCGTCCGCGATGCGGCTGCTGCGGCTGCTGCTGGCCGACGCCGCCGCCGACCGGACGCTCAACATGAGCGCCAGCAGCGTCGAGCGCCGCATCAGGGAACTGATGAAGTTGGCCGGCGCGCAGAGCCGGGCGCAGCTGGGGTACCGCGCGACGTGGTGGGGCTGGTTGTAGCCGGTCGGCGCGCAGAACAGAGCCGAGCTCGGATGGCGCGCGTAACGGCGGGGCCGGCTGTAGCCGGGGCCGGCTGTGGGTTGGGCCGGCTGTGGGTTGGGCCGGCTGTGGGTTGGGCCGGCTGTGGGTTGGGCCGGCTGTGGCGGAGGTGGATTCGGCCGCGATCGGGGAAGGGGTCGTGTATGGGCACCGAGCCGGCCAAGCAGCCTGTGCGCGCCGCCGTCATCGGGGCGGGCATCCTCGGGGCGAGCGTGGGCTGGAACCTCGCCCGGCGCGGCGCCGAGGTCGTCCTCGTCGACGCCGGACAGCCCGGCGCGGGCGTCACCGACTGGACCTTCTCGTGGGTCAACGCCAGCAACAAGACCGTGCGCCGGTCCTACTTCGATCTGAACGTCGCGGGCATCGCGGAGTACCGCCGGCTCGCCGAGGCCGTCGGGCCGGAGTCGTGGTGGTATCCCGGCGGTCACCTGCGCTGGACCGACGATCCCGGGTCGGAGGCGAAGTGGCTGGAGATCGCGGATCTGCTGGCCGGCTGGGACTACCGGGTCGAGGTCATGACCGGCGATGAGGCACGCCGCCTGGAACCGGCTCTCACCATGCCCGCCCGGACGCCCGTCCTGTTCTATCCGGACGAGGCCTGGGTCCACGGCCGCCGTCTCGTTGAGCGCCTGGTCCGCGGATGCGTCGATGCGGGCGCCGAGTGCCGGTTCGGTACAGCCGTGATGGCCATCCGCACCGATGGCGATTCAGGCGTCCGGGCCGTCGTTCTGTCCGACGGGAGCAGCCTCGACGTCGATGTCGTCGTGAACGCGGCCGGCCCCGATGCTGCCCGCGTCGCCGGGTTCGTCGGGCGGGACCTGCCGATGCGCCACGAGCCCGGCGCCGTCACCCGGATCGCCTGCGACCGGGTCCCGATCCGGCGCGTCATGCACGCGCCGCACATCGAGATCCGTCCCGACGGAGACACCGCGATGGTCTTGCACAGCCGCGAGATCGACGCGCTGATCGACACCGTCGAGGATCCGGCGGAGCTCGGACGGCTGCTGCACGAATCGGTGCGCCGCGTCCTGCCGGGGCTCGAGGACTCCGGCATCGTGCAGACGCGGGTCTCCAACCGGCCCATTCCGGCCGACGGCTTCCCCTCGGTGGGAGCCGTACCGTCCGTCCCCGGCTACTACGAGGCCGTCTCCCACAGCGGCATCACGCTCGGACCGGTGCTCGGCAGGCTGCTCGCCGCGGAGATCCTCGACGGGACGCCGGACGGGATGCTCGCGGACTTCCGCCCGGAGCGTTTCGGAGCTCGGTGAACCCCCGAGGACCACCGAGAACCACGAGGTCCGCCGAGAGCCCCGAGAGCCCCGAGAACCACCTAGAGCCACCGAGAACCGCCGAGGCGAGCAGCCGCCGGACTTCAGATCTCGATGCTCTCGGCCACCACCCGCATCTGGTGCCGGGCCAGCGCCAGGTTCCCGCGGGTCCGGTCGATCGCCAGGTAGAGGAACAGGCCCGAGCCGCTCCGAGAGGTCAGAGGCCTGATTATGTGGTACTGGCGGCCGAGGGTGATGAGGATGTCCTCGATGGTGTCGTTCATCTTGAGCATCTCCATCGTGCGCATCTTGGCCCGCACCACCTCGGTGTTGCCGGCGGCCGCGACGGTCAGATCGAGCTCCTTGGACACGCTGATCTCGCCGAGGGACATGCCGCTGCCGTAGTCGACCAGCGCGGCGCCGATCGCCCCCTCGGTGCGCATGGCTTCCTTCAGCGCGACGTCAATGGTCATCGACATGGAGTACTCCTTCTTCGCTGGGGACTGATTCGCCGCGCGGGCTGAGGGCCTGCGAGCGGGGACCGGGGCGGCAGCCTCATCGCTCCTTTTCCGTGCTGGCACGCTTCACCACCTCCATCGGCGGACCGCCGGACGCGAACCGGGCGGTCTCGGCGTCCACGCGGCGGCGGGACACCTTCACGGGCCACGACCCTGGCACGGACACCGGACGCCGGCGGCGTTCGAACAACAGAGTCCCCAAGGAGTCCCCTTCCACCGAAAAGGCCTCAGACCGGTCGGCGGCGGCACAACGCGTAGGCCTGCGACAACGCGCCGTAGGCGGACTCAGAGCCGGAAGTCACCCAAAGTAGTCGTCCAAACACCTGCGGGATCTTCGTGGTCTGCGATAGGGGTATGCGCTGTGACTCGTCGGGTGCGTTGGGTGACTGACGAGTGGGGCGGAGGATTCGATACTGGTGGTGGGGACGGCGATGGGCACGGCGCTCGCCTTGTGCGGCGCCATGGCCGGCTGGGGTGTCACGGTACTGATCACACGGCGGCGCGTCGCGCTGCTGCGCGTGCGCTGTACGGACGCCGAGGCCGAGAACACACGCTGGCGTCAGGCGCACAGCGGCCGCGCCCGCGAGCCGGCCGAGGACCCGGCCGCGCGCGGCGACAGCGAGCCGGGGCCGGCGGCCGGCGCCGGACCGGACTTCGCCGAGCGCGCCTTCGCGAACATCGGCCGCCGGGTCCAGGCCATCGTGCACAAGCAGCTCGGAGACGTCAGCGAGATGCAGGAGCGGCACGGCGGCAGTCCGGCCGTGTTCGCCGACCTGATGCGCCTGGACCACGCGACGGCCTTGATAGGCCGGTTCGCCGACTCCCTGGTGGTGCTGGCCGGCGAGCGCCCGGGCCGCCAGTGGTCCGAGCCGGTGCCGTTGTTCAGCGTGCTGCGCGGGGCGATGTCCAGGATCGTCGACTACCGGCGGGTGGAGCTCGCCGAGACGCCGAACGTGGAGCTGGCCGGGTCGGCGGTGGAGGCGGTGGTGCACGCTCTGGCCGAACTGCTCGACAACGCGACCCGGTATTCGCCTCCTGATTCGCCGGTGACGCTCACGGCGCGCCGGACCTCCGGCGGGCTGGTGATCGAGGTCGTGGACGCCGGGGTGGGGCTGGCCCCACAGGCGGCCGAACACGTCGCCCGCGTGCTCGCCGATCCCGGTGGGCCCGGGCTGGACCTCGCCGACGTGGCAGGCTCCCCGCGGCTGGGTCTGGCGGTGATAGGGCGGCTCGCGCACACGGTCGGGTTCCAAGCCACCGTGCGGCCGGCGGCGGCCGGCGGGGTGCGGGCGCAGCTGTTCCTGCCTGCGGAACTCGTGCTCACGGGGGCCACCGCGACTCCGGTCGTGCCCCGCGTTCCGGCGCAGACCGGACGTGCGCAGGCGGAGGACGCGCGGGCGTCCGACGAGCCGGGAACGCGGGCGAACGGTACGGCCGACGGACGGCCCGGCGGGCTGCCGCAGCGGCGGAGGCGGCCGCCGACGGCGCCGCCGACCGTGGCGCGGGCGGTTCGGGCGCCGGGGCTGGGTTCGGGTTCGGGTCTGGATCCGAATACAGGCGCGGTTGCGAATACAGGTGCGGGTGCGGGTGCGACCGACCGCGGCCCCTTCGACGCGAAATCCGGGCCCGGGCAGTGGCTGGACGCCTTCCGCGGCGACATCGACGAGACCGACGACACCGGCACCCACATCCACACCCATACCGACACCGACACCGACGACCGAGAGCGAGGTGCGGCGTCGTGATCCGGCCGCAGATGCAGATGGACTGGCTGCTCCAGGGGCTGGTGGACGGCGTTCCGGGGGCCCGCCACGCGCTGGTGCTCACCGCGGACGGGATGCGGCTGGCGCACTACGCGGTCGAGGAGGACGTGGCCGACCGCCTGGCCGCGATCTGCGCGGGCCTGCAGAGCCTGTCGTCGGCGGTGGCGGAGATGTTCCCGGGTGGGGACCAGCGCACGCGGATGATCGTCATCGAGGTCGGCGGCGGGTTCTTCTACGTGATGGCCGCCGGCGAGGGAGCGTTCGTGGCCGTGGTGGCCGACGAGGGTGTGGACGCGGGGCTCATGGGCCGGCAGCTGCGCGATCTGGTGGTGCGGATCGGGGAGCATCTGGCGAGCCCGGCGCGCCGGGAGTGCCGGTGATCTGGTGAGCACCGGATCGCCGCCGCCGCGGACGTCGTGGCTGGGTTCCGACCCGGCGCAGCCGCCGCCGCAATCGCCGCCGTCACCACCGCCCCGGCCCCGGCATGCCGCCGCCGACCCGGGTCCGCCGGTCGCGCCCGTTCCCCGCCGGGGCGAGGCCGCGAACCCCGAACCCGTAGCGGCCCCGCCAGCCGCACGGCGCAACACGCTGGAGCGCGTCTACGTCATCACCGGCGGACGCTCCGCCCCGGCCGCCGACCTGGACCTGGTCACGCTGATCGTGGCGGCCGACGCCGCACCTCCCGGGCTGGCGCCGGAGCAGGCCACGATCATGCGGCTGTGCCGCCGTCCGCTGTCGGTCGCGGAGGTGTCGGCCCATGTGCGGCTGCCGTTCAGCGCGACCGCGATCCTCGTCGCGGACCTGCTGACGGCCGGTCTGCTCGTCCAGCGCCGGCCGATCCGGGCCGCCGGCGTCGATCCCGAGTTGCTCCAGAAGGTGATCAATGGTCTCCGGCGCCTCTGACCGCGCCCTCGCCGCCGACTCCCCCGAACCGCCGGGCGCCGCCGACTCCCCCGGCGCGCCCGGCCTGCCGGCGACCACCTCGGTCGCCTTGAAGATCGCGGTGGTCGGCCCGCTGGGCGTGGGCAAGACCACCTTCGTCACCTCGGTGAGCGACATCTCGCCGCTGACCACCGAGGAGCCGATGTCGGGCCCGGTGCCGGACGGCACGCCGGCGACGAAGACCACGACCACCGTCGCCATGGACTTCGGCCGCATCAGCATCGACGAGCACGTGGTCCTCTACCTGTTCGGCACGCCGGGCCAGGAGCGTTTCTGGTTCCTGTGGGACGGCCTGGTGGAAGGGGCGCTGGGCGCGATCGTGCTCGTCGACGTCCGGCGCCTGGAGGAGAGCTTCGACGTCCTGGAACGCCTGGAGGACCGCGGCGTCCCGTTCGTCGTCGCGGCGAACTGCTTCCCCGAGGCGCCGGTCTACCCGGTGGAGGAGCTGCGCGCGGCGATGGACCTGTCGGGCTGGGTGCCCGTCATCCTGTGCGACGCGCGCGAACGCTCCTCCTGCCGGGATGTCCTGCTCGACCTGAGCACCTACCTGTTGGAGCTGGTGCCGAACACGATGCGGTAGTCGCAGTCGCCCTTGCAGGACATGGTCGCCGAGTCGTCGAAGGCGTACGAGTAGGCGTAGGGCTCAGCGTCCTTGTACACCAGCTTGGCGTAGTCGACGGGCCACTTCGCCGGATCGCAGTTCTGGCGGCCGGACCACGAGCCGGTGCAGCAGTAGGCGTCGGTGCCGAACGCCGCGCACGGGGTCGTGCACGCCACGACCTGCCCGGCCGCCTTCACCTGCATGGGGCCCGGGCACACGATCGGCTTGGTGCACGCGCCCTGATAACAGCCGTCCTGGGAGACCGGGTCCGGTCCGACGCGGTGGCTGGTGTTGATGTACATCGGCAGATTCGAGCCGTCGACCAGGCTCACGTCATAGAAGTCCAGACCGTCGAAGGAGTCCAGGGTCAGCTCGGCGAGGGTGGCCGGCGGGGGCGCGGTGCCGCGGCACTGGAACACGCCGCCGCAGTCGCCGCTCAGACAGTGGCCGGTGCCGGAGGCGGAGAAGGAGCAGCCGGTACGGCCCCAGACCCGGCCGCCCCAGCCCTGCGGGACCGCGAACGTGACGCTCTGGCCCGGGTCGAGGCGCCAGCCGGTCTGCGGGATCGGGTGCTGGGCGTTCGGGTTCGTCGCGGCCCAGATGGTCTGGGTGTCGGCGTTCACGATGGTGATCAGGTGCGAGCCGGCGGGGCGGGCGACGGATCCGGAGCTGGACGTGGTGGTGGAGGTGGAGGTGCTGTTCGAGGCGCTGTGCGTCGGCGAGCTTGAGCGCGCCGAAGAGGATGGCGCCGAGGATGGCGCCGAGGATGCCGAGGTCGCCGACGAGGAGGAGCCCGGTGGGCTTTGGGCCGCGGACGTCGATGGGGGAACCGATCCCGATGTGCTCTGCGCCGCACCCGACTTCGAGGCCTGAATACCGCCGCTTTGGCCCGTTCCGAATCCGGCGAGCCACAGGACGAGCGCGAGCGCCGCCACGCC
Proteins encoded in this window:
- a CDS encoding FAD-binding oxidoreductase, with product MDSAVEPGAVEALRATVTGEVLVPGDDGYDARSGIFAHTGHPAVIVRAETNEDVAKGIAFAVEHGLEISTRSGGHSNAGFSTNVGGLVLDLSPLDTVEVLDESERVVRLGAGAQWTNVAKALAPYGLAYTSGDTTSVGVGGLLVGGGVGWMARKYGLALDSLVSATVVTADGRILTVGAEENPDLFWAIRGGGGNFGVATSFTVIAQPVKQVFFGQIAFAPDETAAVLRGWAAYMDSAPEELTSTAMCWPTFGQEAPPLAIMVCYAGDDDAAAGLAIDPIRKLGTVVDDQVRLMDYGDVLADANELPPGWRPRVRNRFAPAVTEDMVATILTQQAKLANLYVEIRSIGGALGLVAEDATAFAHRSTQAMIMGVLLGSPEDNEPLLPTYEEFWSALAPSLSGAYSGFLSDILPSDIDAVYPHQTYRRLAELKRAYDPENIFHLNVNVVPAGAEQG
- a CDS encoding YciI family protein, with translation MKYMLLIHLNPKANAELTEEQQAAVGAAHEKLIGLTNESGEFVTMQPLAEPAQTTVVRVRDGKTVPSDGPLVEAEEFFGGYYVFDVAGKERAVELAAMIPDAQWSAVEVRPFLELPEG
- a CDS encoding peptidase S8; translated protein: MNPNTSSRPGPAARRGLRVATVVAAASTLVAALTATATATATAGVASAAGHGKTAGNVKNACGPALPGQARCFAEVRTDVHGGTGVRGAAAAAAAAAHGEKAAATTLPAGFGPADLQSAYKLPTTGGANQTVAIVDAGDDPTAEADLAVYRSTYGLSACTTANGCFHKVNEHGAATPLPADQGWGVEEALDLDMVSAACPQCKILLVEGDSASFDDLGASVDEAVALGATEVSNSYGGTEANGVNAYAADYTHPGVAVVASSGDSGYGIPSVPAAYTSVVAVGGTSLTKAANTTRGWTETAWEGAGSGCSAWVDKPAWQTDANCPGRMVADVSADADPNTGPAIYVTDTPDLEGLPSGWSIVGGTSASSPFIAGVIGLAGNPQKFPNASAFYTTTGHSALNDVVGGTNGVFQDCGGDYQCNAVTGYDGPTGWGTPNGLAGF
- a CDS encoding NAD(P)/FAD-dependent oxidoreductase → MGTEPAKQPVRAAVIGAGILGASVGWNLARRGAEVVLVDAGQPGAGVTDWTFSWVNASNKTVRRSYFDLNVAGIAEYRRLAEAVGPESWWYPGGHLRWTDDPGSEAKWLEIADLLAGWDYRVEVMTGDEARRLEPALTMPARTPVLFYPDEAWVHGRRLVERLVRGCVDAGAECRFGTAVMAIRTDGDSGVRAVVLSDGSSLDVDVVVNAAGPDAARVAGFVGRDLPMRHEPGAVTRIACDRVPIRRVMHAPHIEIRPDGDTAMVLHSREIDALIDTVEDPAELGRLLHESVRRVLPGLEDSGIVQTRVSNRPIPADGFPSVGAVPSVPGYYEAVSHSGITLGPVLGRLLAAEILDGTPDGMLADFRPERFGAR
- a CDS encoding sensor histidine kinase is translated as MVGTAMGTALALCGAMAGWGVTVLITRRRVALLRVRCTDAEAENTRWRQAHSGRAREPAEDPAARGDSEPGPAAGAGPDFAERAFANIGRRVQAIVHKQLGDVSEMQERHGGSPAVFADLMRLDHATALIGRFADSLVVLAGERPGRQWSEPVPLFSVLRGAMSRIVDYRRVELAETPNVELAGSAVEAVVHALAELLDNATRYSPPDSPVTLTARRTSGGLVIEVVDAGVGLAPQAAEHVARVLADPGGPGLDLADVAGSPRLGLAVIGRLAHTVGFQATVRPAAAGGVRAQLFLPAELVLTGATATPVVPRVPAQTGRAQAEDARASDEPGTRANGTADGRPGGLPQRRRRPPTAPPTVARAVRAPGLGSGSGLDPNTGAVANTGAGAGATDRGPFDAKSGPGQWLDAFRGDIDETDDTGTHIHTHTDTDTDDRERGAAS
- a CDS encoding roadblock/LC7 domain-containing protein, producing the protein MIRPQMQMDWLLQGLVDGVPGARHALVLTADGMRLAHYAVEEDVADRLAAICAGLQSLSSAVAEMFPGGDQRTRMIVIEVGGGFFYVMAAGEGAFVAVVADEGVDAGLMGRQLRDLVVRIGEHLASPARRECR
- a CDS encoding DUF742 domain-containing protein: MSTGSPPPRTSWLGSDPAQPPPQSPPSPPPRPRHAAADPGPPVAPVPRRGEAANPEPVAAPPAARRNTLERVYVITGGRSAPAADLDLVTLIVAADAAPPGLAPEQATIMRLCRRPLSVAEVSAHVRLPFSATAILVADLLTAGLLVQRRPIRAAGVDPELLQKVINGLRRL
- a CDS encoding ATP/GTP-binding protein, with protein sequence MVSGASDRALAADSPEPPGAADSPGAPGLPATTSVALKIAVVGPLGVGKTTFVTSVSDISPLTTEEPMSGPVPDGTPATKTTTTVAMDFGRISIDEHVVLYLFGTPGQERFWFLWDGLVEGALGAIVLVDVRRLEESFDVLERLEDRGVPFVVAANCFPEAPVYPVEELRAAMDLSGWVPVILCDARERSSCRDVLLDLSTYLLELVPNTMR
- a CDS encoding thaumatin family protein, with product MNADTQTIWAATNPNAQHPIPQTGWRLDPGQSVTFAVPQGWGGRVWGRTGCSFSASGTGHCLSGDCGGVFQCRGTAPPPATLAELTLDSFDGLDFYDVSLVDGSNLPMYINTSHRVGPDPVSQDGCYQGACTKPIVCPGPMQVKAAGQVVACTTPCAAFGTDAYCCTGSWSGRQNCDPAKWPVDYAKLVYKDAEPYAYSYAFDDSATMSCKGDCDYRIVFGTSSNR